The DNA segment CATCAGCAGCACCGCCTGTGCGATGTTCAGCGAGGCGAAGGCGGGGTTGACGGGAAAGGTCACGATCTCGTCGGCGAGTGCCACTTCTTCGTTGGTCAAACCCCAGCGCTCGCGGCCGAAGAGAATGCCGGTACCCTCGCCGGCTGTGAATTTTGCCCGCAGCGTTTCGGCGGCGGCGACGGGAGAACGCACGGGCTTATAGCCATCGCGTTCACGCGCGGTCGTTGCGTAGACGAAATTGAGATCCGCGATCGCCTGCTCCAGCGTGTCGTAGACTTTGGTTGCCTCGATGATGTGATCGGCCTTGGAGGCAGTCGCCTGCGCCCTCTCATTCGGCCAGCCGTCGCGCGGATTGACCAGGCGCAATTCTGCCAGGCCGAAATTTGCCATGGCGCGGGCCACCATGCCGATATTCTCGCCCATCTGCGGCTCGACCAGAATGATGGCCGGCCCTTCGGCCAGAAGTTGACGCTCGCTGTTGGTACCTGCCATGAACTCAAATCCCCATGCGGTAAGCATACCGCGCTAATGAGGGCCGGAATAGCGGCGCGGGCCTCAATCGGCAAGGGCGAAGTCGGTTGTCGGCATCGATCGGGCTATACCGGCAGGCCGCAAGACCGGCGAGATAAGAACCCGCCGGCCACGACCCGATCACTGCTGCGGCTGATCCTGCTGCGGCGTCTGATCCGATGGCTGCTGTTGTTGCTGTTTGACGATGTCCTGCATGACCGATTTCAGCGAATTGGACTGGCCGCCGTCATCGACCGTGATGATGTCGTCGATCACGGGCTTTCCGGCCTCCTGGATGATTTCGAAGCGCACAGTGGTCGTTTTCTGATAGTCCGCATCCGTGCCCATGCAGACAGATTTCTTGAAGGTGGCAATCACCTCTGTCGTATCGCCCTTCGGCGGTTGCGGCGCGATATTCAGTTCCTGCAGCGGGCATGCATCCTGCCCGCCAACGATGACATCGTAATCGAAGGGCGAAATGCCATCTTCATCCGCGGCGGGGAACTGCGCCGCCGCCTGGTATTTCGCAACGAAATCCTTGCTGTAGATGTCCTTCAGCTTGCTATCGTCGAAAATATCCTGCCAATCGCTGTCACCGCCCGCCCAATTGGAAACGGTCGCGTCCATCACCGTCTTGACCGGCGCCATCACGTCGGCCGCCCCGGCCGAGCTGGCGCCCAGCGAGAGCGGAAGGAAAACGGCGAAAAGCGCGGCAGCGGCAATTTTTTGCATGATAAAAATCCGTGATGATCGGCGAAGCATTCGCGCGACATTAGTCGCATCCGGCGCTTTGGCAATGGCTCGATCTTGAAAAGCATGCGTCTCGATGAAGGGGACGTGATCGGCAAAAACGCCGTTTCGGCGCCTCTATCGGCTTTGCGTTCGAGACTTGCGGTGCTATAGCCCTCGGGACTTCATATCACTCACAGGGACATCCGGTCCCCATCAGCTTAAACGAGGCAGAAGCATGAAGAAGATCAAGGTCGCTAACCCGGTTGCCGATCTCGATGGCGACGAAATGACTCGCATCATCTGGCAGCTTATCAAAGAAAAACTGATCTTCCCCTACCTCGATATTGATATCGACTATTACGACCTCTCGGTCGAAAACCGCGACGCCACCAATGATCAGGTGACCGTCGACGCCGCCAACGCCATCAAGAAGTACGGCGTCGGCATCAAGTGCGCCACGATCACGCCGGATGAAGCCCGCGTGAAGGAATTCAACCTCAAGGAAATGTGGAAGAGCCCGAACGGCACGATCCGCAACATCCTCGGCGGCGTCATCTTCCGCGAGCCGATCATCTGCAAGAACGTTCCGCGTCTGGTTCCGGGCTGGACGCAGCCGATCGTCGTCGGCCGTCACGCCTTCGGCGACCAGTATCGCGCCACCGACTTCAAATTCCCGGGCAAGGGCAAGCTGACCATCAAGTTCGTCGGCGAAGATGGCACGGTGATCGAAAAGGAAGTCTTCAACGCTCCTGGCGCCGGCGTTGCCATGGCCATGTACAACCTCGACGAATCGATCCGCGAATTTGCCCGCGCTTCGATGATGTACGGCCTGATGCGCAAGTGGCCGGTCTACCTGTCGACCAAGAACACCATCCTCAAGGCCTATGACGGCCGCTTCAAGGATATCTTCGAAGAAGTCTATCAGAACGAGTTCAAGGCGCAGTTCGACGAAGCCGGCATCACCTACGAACACCGCCTGATCGACGACATGGTCGCTTCCGCGCTGAAGTGGTCCGGCGGCTACGTCTGGGCCTGCAAGAACTACGACGGCGACGTTCAGTCCGACACGGTTGCCCAGGGCTTCGGCTCGCTCGGCCTGATGACCTCGGTTCTGCTGACACCGGACGGCAAAACGGTCGAAGCCGAAGCTGCTCACGGCACAGTCACCCGCCACTACCGCCAGCACCAGAAGGGCCAGGAAACCTCGACGAACTCGATCGCCTCGATCTTCGCCTGGACCCGCGGCCTCGCGCATCGCGCCAAGCTCGACGACAATGCCGAACTCGCGAAGTTCGCCGCGACGCTCGAAACCGTCTGCGTCGACACCGTCGAAGCCGGCTACATGACCAAGGACCTGGCACTGCTGATCGGCCCCGACCAGCCGTGGCTCTCCACCACCGCTTTCCTCGACAAGATCGACGAAAACCTCAAGAAGGCCATGGCTGCCTAAGCCTCGCCGACTTCGAGACCTGCGGGAACCCGGCCTTGGTGCCGGGTTTTCTTTTGCCCGAAATCTTGCCGCCTTGACCGACCGGCGGCTAGAATGCGCCCAACAAAGGGAGAGACAGATGGCTGAAGAACTCGTTTTCTATACCAACCCGATGTCGCGCGGACGCATTGCCCGCTGGATGCTCGAGGAGATCGGCCAGCCCTACCGCACCGAATATCTCGACTTCGGCACGACGATGAAGGCGCACGAATACCTCTCAGTGAACCCTATGGGCAAGGTGCCTGCCATCAAGCACGGCGATACCATCGTCACCGAATGCGCTGCCATCTGCGCCTATTTGGCCGAAACCTTTCCTGAAGTCGGTCTTGCGCCGACAGCAGCCGAACGCGGCAATTACTTCCGCTGGATGTTCTTTGCTGCCGGCCCGATGGAGATGGCCGTGACCAACCGCGCGCTGGGCTTCGAAATCCCTCCCGAACGCCTGCGCATGGCGGGTTGCGGCAGTCTGGAACATGTCTTCGACACTCTGGAACAGGCGGTTAGCGCCTCACCCTTCATCGCTGGCGACCGTTTCACGGCCGCCGACGTCTATGTCGGTTCGCATGTCGGCTGGGGCCTCAATTTCGGCACTATCGAGAAGCGTCAGGCTTTCATTGATTATTGGGGCCGCATCAGCGACCGCGACGCCTACCGCCGCGGCAACGAATTGGACAATGCGGCGATGCCAAAGCAAGCGAATGCTTGAAAAGACAATGGACTAGAGCCAACTTCTCATTCAGCACATCATACGGTTATTGCAGCGGCATATGGATTTCCGTCAGCAACTCGGTCGGCGGCACATCGCGTGGATTGTTGAGATATTCTTCGAACATCACCGCATCGCGCAGTTGCCGGCCGGAGGCAGGAAGCCATTCGGCATAGAGCCACTGATAGGCCTTGTACATATCGGCATACGGCCCTTTGTGCCGTAACACAGCATACTCGCCACCGTCGATTGTCCGCCGTTCCAAGGGCGCCTCGGCGGCAATATCGTCGCCAGCATTGACGCAGGCATAGGAGCGCAATTTGTCGACCGCGATCAGGTCGGGATCATCCAGATAGACGCCGATCATCCGCATATCGGGCCTGGCAAGACCGCGAGCGAAGATGGTGCCGAACAGAATTTCGAAAGCCTGGCCGATCTGCATGTAGGAGCCGCGATGGGCGACACCGATAAGCGAAATCGGCGAGAGGATGCGAAGCGTAACGTCGAACATGACCGTGATCCTTCCTTGGGTACTGGGTTCGAAGATCGTGTGGCTTCCCTCATTCCGATATCGCGCCGGCGGGGTGCCGTAGACGGATTTGAAGATGCGGTTGAACGACTGGAGGTTGGGATAGCCCGACCGCTTTGCAATGTCGTTGACAGATAGACGGGTGTTGACGAGATCGCCGGCGGCACGGTGCAGCCGCAGCCGCTTGACGGTCGCCGCCGCCGTCTCGCCATAGATCGCCCGATAGATCCTGTGCCAATGATAGCTGGACACGCAGGCGATCTCGGCAAGCTTTTCCATATCGAGCTCGTCATCCAGATGCTCGTGGATATGGGCCGAAACCCGCCGCAGGCGGGTCTCGTAAAGCGCCCATGCCGTTCCGCCACTCATGTCAAACCCCTTGCAAATCGATCGGCCTCAAAAGACCATATCTCGATTTGACAAATCCTGCTGAGTTTGGCGGACAAAACAAAAGCGGCGGGGCCATCAGCTCCCGCCGCTTCTGATCAGTGTAATAAAAAACTCTTAGCCGGCGAGTGCGGCAGCAACTGCCTCAACCGCTTCATCAGCCTTGGCGCCATCCGGACCGCCGGCCTGGGCCATGTCGGGACGGCCGCCGCCGCCCTTGCCGCCGAGCGCGGCGGAGGCAATGCGGACGAGATCGACAGCGCTGAAGCGGCCGGTCAGGTCTTCCGTGACGGCAACGACGGCGCTGGCCTTGCCGTCTTCCGAAACGCCGATTAGCGCCACGACGCCGGAACCGAGACTGGTTTTGCCGTCATCGGCAAGACCCTTGAGATCCTTCGGGTCGACGCCGGAAATGGCCTTGCCGAGGAACTTGACGCCATTGACGTCACGGACCGCATCGGCGGAACCGCCTTGGCCGCCGCCCATGGCGAGCTTGCGCTTGGCGTCAGCCAGTTCGCGCTCCAGCTTGCGACGCTCATCCATCAGCGCCTCGACGCGCGACACGACATCGCCCGGCTGCACCTTCAGCGTCGAGGCCAGCGTCTTCACGCGCTCATCCTGCTCGGTCAGATAGTCGCGAGCGGATTCGCCGGTCACCGCTTCGATACGGCGGACACCGGCGCCGACGGCACTTTCGCCAAGGACACGGATAAGGCCGATCTGGCCGGTGGCGGAGACATGTGTGCCGCCGCACAGTTCGACGGAATAGGGCTTGTCAGCCTTGGCACCGCGCACACCCTGCCCCATGGACACGACGCGGACTTCGTCGCCATACTTCTCGCCGAACAGCGCCATGGCGCCCTCGGCAATGGCGTCATCGACGCTCATCAGGCGGGTCGTGACCGGCGAGTTCTGCAGCACGATTTCGTTAGCCATATCCTCGACCACCTTCAGCTCTTCAGCCGACATCGGCTTCGGATGCGAAACGTCGAAACGCAGACGCTCGGGCGCCACCAGCGAACCCTTCTGCGCCACATGGGTGCCAAGTACCTCGCGCAACGCCTCATGCAGCAGATGGGTCGCGGAGTGGTTGGCGCGCAGGCGCGACCGCCTGTTGTGATCGACCGTCAGCACGACGGCGTCGCCGATCTTGATCTTGCCTTCAGACACTTCCGAGCTATGAACGAAAAGGCCTTCGCCCTTCTTCTGCGTGTCGCTTACGGTGAGCTTGCCGTGGTCGCTAGAAACCACGCCGGTATCGCCCATCTGACCGCCGGATTCGCCGTAGAACGGCGTCTGGTTGACGATGATCTGCACCCTGTCGCCGGCAGATGCGCTGTCGACGGCAACACCGTCCTTGACGATTGCCTGGATAACGCCTTCAGCGGCCTCCGTGTCGTAGCCGAGGAATTCGGTGGCGCCGAACTTTTCCTTGAGCTCGAACCAGATGGTTTCGGTTGCCTTGTCGCCGGAGCCAGCCCAATGCGAGCGGGCTTCGGCCTTCTGCCGTTCCATCGCGTCGGTGAAGCTCGATATGTCGACGCCGATGCCGCGGGCGCGCAGCGCATCCTGCGTCAGGTCGAGCGGGAAGCCATAG comes from the Rhizobium sp. NXC24 genome and includes:
- the alaS gene encoding alanine--tRNA ligase is translated as MSGVNEIRSTFLDYFKKNGHEIVPSSPLVPRNDPTLMFTNAGMVQFKNVFTGLEQRPYKTASTAQKCVRAGGKHNDLDNVGYTARHHTFFEMLGNFSFGDYFKERAIELAWNLITKEFGLDAKRLLVTVYHTDDVAYDLWKKIAGLSDDKIIRIATSDNFWAMGDTGPCGPCSEIFYDHGDHIWGGPPGSPEEDGDRFIEIWNLVFMQFEQITKEQRVDLPRPSIDTGMGLERVAAVLQGKHDNYDIDLFRALIEASEEATGVKAEGERRASHRVIADHLRSSAFLIADGVLPSNEGRGYVLRRIMRRAMRHAQLLGAKEPLVWKLLPTLVQQMGRAYPELVRAEALISETLKLEETRFRKTLERGLSLLADATSTLHKGDSLDGETAFKLYDTYGFPLDLTQDALRARGIGVDISSFTDAMERQKAEARSHWAGSGDKATETIWFELKEKFGATEFLGYDTEAAEGVIQAIVKDGVAVDSASAGDRVQIIVNQTPFYGESGGQMGDTGVVSSDHGKLTVSDTQKKGEGLFVHSSEVSEGKIKIGDAVVLTVDHNRRSRLRANHSATHLLHEALREVLGTHVAQKGSLVAPERLRFDVSHPKPMSAEELKVVEDMANEIVLQNSPVTTRLMSVDDAIAEGAMALFGEKYGDEVRVVSMGQGVRGAKADKPYSVELCGGTHVSATGQIGLIRVLGESAVGAGVRRIEAVTGESARDYLTEQDERVKTLASTLKVQPGDVVSRVEALMDERRKLERELADAKRKLAMGGGQGGSADAVRDVNGVKFLGKAISGVDPKDLKGLADDGKTSLGSGVVALIGVSEDGKASAVVAVTEDLTGRFSAVDLVRIASAALGGKGGGGRPDMAQAGGPDGAKADEAVEAVAAALAG
- a CDS encoding glutathione S-transferase family protein; translation: MAEELVFYTNPMSRGRIARWMLEEIGQPYRTEYLDFGTTMKAHEYLSVNPMGKVPAIKHGDTIVTECAAICAYLAETFPEVGLAPTAAERGNYFRWMFFAAGPMEMAVTNRALGFEIPPERLRMAGCGSLEHVFDTLEQAVSASPFIAGDRFTAADVYVGSHVGWGLNFGTIEKRQAFIDYWGRISDRDAYRRGNELDNAAMPKQANA
- a CDS encoding RNA methyltransferase — translated: MAGTNSERQLLAEGPAIILVEPQMGENIGMVARAMANFGLAELRLVNPRDGWPNERAQATASKADHIIEATKVYDTLEQAIADLNFVYATTARERDGYKPVRSPVAAAETLRAKFTAGEGTGILFGRERWGLTNEEVALADEIVTFPVNPAFASLNIAQAVLLMSYEWMKSGMEDLASVPFQAMEQRPSTKEQLFGLFDQLEEALDARNYFHPAGKKPKMVDNLRAVLSRRAFTEQEISVLRGVISSLDRFSRKSPRGSGSHPRSPAAPKETTNDDSNGE
- a CDS encoding AraC family transcriptional regulator; the protein is MSGGTAWALYETRLRRVSAHIHEHLDDELDMEKLAEIACVSSYHWHRIYRAIYGETAAATVKRLRLHRAAGDLVNTRLSVNDIAKRSGYPNLQSFNRIFKSVYGTPPARYRNEGSHTIFEPSTQGRITVMFDVTLRILSPISLIGVAHRGSYMQIGQAFEILFGTIFARGLARPDMRMIGVYLDDPDLIAVDKLRSYACVNAGDDIAAEAPLERRTIDGGEYAVLRHKGPYADMYKAYQWLYAEWLPASGRQLRDAVMFEEYLNNPRDVPPTELLTEIHMPLQ
- a CDS encoding NADP-dependent isocitrate dehydrogenase, with the protein product MKKIKVANPVADLDGDEMTRIIWQLIKEKLIFPYLDIDIDYYDLSVENRDATNDQVTVDAANAIKKYGVGIKCATITPDEARVKEFNLKEMWKSPNGTIRNILGGVIFREPIICKNVPRLVPGWTQPIVVGRHAFGDQYRATDFKFPGKGKLTIKFVGEDGTVIEKEVFNAPGAGVAMAMYNLDESIREFARASMMYGLMRKWPVYLSTKNTILKAYDGRFKDIFEEVYQNEFKAQFDEAGITYEHRLIDDMVASALKWSGGYVWACKNYDGDVQSDTVAQGFGSLGLMTSVLLTPDGKTVEAEAAHGTVTRHYRQHQKGQETSTNSIASIFAWTRGLAHRAKLDDNAELAKFAATLETVCVDTVEAGYMTKDLALLIGPDQPWLSTTAFLDKIDENLKKAMAA